The Lytechinus variegatus isolate NC3 chromosome 1, Lvar_3.0, whole genome shotgun sequence nucleotide sequence TGGGACAGGATCAACTTTATTCTCTGAAGGGCCTCAGTTTTCATGCATTCAGCAGCTACATGTAGTTAGGACTATAATTCTTGTTGATAAATGgcttcaaatattttcaatgcTAATTAAACATTAAGTTTTAAAGCacaataatagcaataaatagACAACATGCATCTAGATAATAGTctgttttttatcaaaatgtagttggaatttttttttttgacctaGAAAATTGATCATTGATTTAAAAAGGGAAAGTCAAATATGAATTTTCTATCTTCAGGTTCAACAAAGAAGCATTTTAGTGAAGATGGGATTTTCATCACGAACCTATTCCTCTCTCAAAAGCGTATCCATCCAAATGATGACAAAATTTCaacagatttctttttttttggcagAAAATAATCATCAGCCCTTCCCATGCCCCTAACAGTCCCCCTGATGTGTTGGTGAGGGAGTAGCCAAATGACCTCATGATATTGCACTAGTATTTATaaatttcctaatttttttttttgggggggagattAAATTGGTTTTTAATTGAACATCAGCAAAGAGGCCTGGAAGGCTGGAAGTAGGCTAAGTGATTACCCAAATGTCTGATAGTATTATCAACATTTGTCCATCTCTCCCTAGGTCAGACGAATGATCTATAAAAAGTGCAGGGCACCTTCTTAAACATGCAGTGACTCTCACAGTCATGGCAGCGATTATGTCTATTTATGTCCTTGTAATTACAGGAAATGAGATGACAAGCAACATCACATAGACATGTTGGTAATAGACCGATTTTGAGAAAGGCCTGGGGGATTCACTAGGTGTTAAGTTGTATTTACCATCAATTCTATCATAAATGTAATATCTCAATTAAATTTCACCTTaaacttaatttcaattttagcTGATAAAGGAAAACAGCCGGTATTGGAAGTGCAAATatagatacataaatgaatataCAGAAACAGAATAAGTAATAAGAGTTGGTGTACATAAgtatgataaatataataatataggatttgtacaGCGCatatatccaccttgctagttgctcaaggcgctcctacatTACCCTGGCTATTAAAGCTAGTTTACCGATtccggtgcgcacagctttaatatgatactacatgtataccatAAATCGCTTCTATAAAGTATTgactacatgtagatacaataaacataatttatagACAGATACAGTACATGGTGTGATggcaaacatacatgtacatgtataagcccTTTAATATAGGATGCAAGTTTACATAAATGTACATAAAGCATAGAAAATAACATTTACTTCCAAATGCTGAACTGACCAAACAAATATCAAAACTTGCAATTATTAGGTGGTGCTACAACATCCCAAatttgctcaatctcaagattttagcccgatcggcactcttcgcgattaatctcgagattcaagaaaccctgtctccaccatcacaagaagagcaattcctgctcgagcaagacatcgatgcattatggtctgacacTGTGAATTAATAATCCcaagtgcgtctgcacctgcgaattagcgcAATAATTCGTAATGTAgcactattttgcaaataatcccaagttgacttgggattgcaatgtcgagattaatcctacatGTACGAACTAgtgcgataattgcgtctccattacaaataatcttgagattgttcagatcgggataatttgccggatcagaaatagcgcaataatttgaaaacttgggaTGGTGTAGAGTGCAGACAGCCCTTTTGTCTGATAACAATTCCAATGTTACCTCAGCTATGACAGCTTCGTAAACTTTCTCATGTAACAAATTTCAAAAATCAGAATTCACCCCTTCccacaccaaaaaaaaagttgactAAAACTTTGATTGGAAGacaagatgaaatgaaatgcaaaaagggcccttcactttcaaaagaaaaacCTCTAAATGAACTGCCTACAGCCAAAAATACTTGACTAGAACGATTCCGGTTTGAATTCTCGGCTCTCGGAAAAGCTAAGTGTGCCCTTCCCGTTTTCTGCGTTCTTTGccaaaaagagagagaaaaataaagaggCAAAAAACCCTGTGGAGAGCCACTTGGGCATTGCATATTGGTTGTGTCGTTGTGAATATGAATGATGTAAGAAGTATGTCTTCATCTTGGCATCCAGGCATCTGAAGAATGCAATGCATGGATGTCATACCAAATCAACATCATTTCCCCTCATCAAATCGCATTACCAACCACTTCAACACCTACAAGCCTTCATATCTTCATTACATTCTCAAGTTGGGAACTCTCCCACACAAACTACATGAACTATTAATAATACCTAACATTGGGTTAAAAAGGAACATTGAATGTCTGttagaaatattatatttttaaatgctACCGGTATACAAATATACGGGACAATTTACcccaaaaatgtgttttttagcAAATATTTTCCCCAAcaatgggtgtttcataaagctgttcttaaagttacgaatgactttaagcacgactggaacatgttcttaggtcataactcaattacacagTGATATCAcaaagcacaagaaaggatcaccagtcgtgcgtaaagtcgttcgtatcTTACAAATAGctctatgaaacacccacctgaatGCTGGCTCTCTTTTGACCACAAACAGGGTAAACATTTAAACTAGCCATTTAAAAAAGATGTGGgttgagatatacatgtactgcacATCTCCATGTATTTAGATTTCATTCTAAACTAAATCATCTTTCGTAAATCCTCATTTGTAAATGGAaactaactacatgtatgtacttaaagatgaatttatatttaaaaataatattactttgcaaatatacatttatagtcataaaaagaatattttatccAAATTCACACATCAATCTCTATACGGCTGATTGCTTTCATTAGAGAACAAAatttgtctttcttccttttcgcAGATGCTGCTTTTTCTTAACAAGCAGAAGCTCagctaaaaaaagaaatgcatacaataaaatatttttagaaaataaatatcTTCCATTCATACAAATCCAATTTTATCACACAAGTATTATCCCATTCATCCCAACTTGATTGCTGAACGAACAGCAAACAGAAATTATGAAGTATAGAAGAATAATCTAAAAATGGTACCCTGCACAAACAAGTCTATATCGCCAAGTtaataattacatttatttcacCTTCAATTACAGGGCTGGAAAAAAAACTTCTCTTCAATTTTCTCTGCTTCATATCCTATAACCTCGCTAGCCATGTATGCTTTCATCTTGTTGCGTGCCGAGCATTTCTGCCTGTTAATAGGATGGTAAATTTGCCCGTCTTAACGTTTATTCTGACTTTCAATATCACAAACGCCCACTCCAATTTGTTACATGTTTCCTAATATTGTCAAGAAGCACGAAGCAGGCAAGCTATAATGGTGATACACTGTTTGCTCTGTATTACCAAACAACATGGTCATAAGCATTTTGCAAATACATTTTCAAACATCAGGACTGCTTGAAGATCAATGAATACTCCACAGACAAAAATAGCACAAGATACCTTCAAGGAGAAATTAGACGGAAACCTTTTTATCGATTTGATTTTTTGAGAAAGACtataaaggaaaaggaaaatgtGCGCTGAAATTGTTTCAGACATCTCCCTTTCCGGTTGCTACTAGATAAAATGACCataggaaataaaaaatgaaggttAAGGAGATAAAACAGAGCAGACAGATTTTATTTGGGAATACATTGTACGCAGACATTATGGCTCCAAAACCACTTGGTTAGAAATGCTACtggcattgccaatttgaaaaaaattaaatcaagtaAAGATGACTTTTCAAAATTCTACAAgacatataatacatgtacatgtatccttgACATTCAATAAAAGAACATCTAAATTATGTAAAAATCATACCATACTTGAAAAACAGAAAGCCATTTCAATATCATATGccatttctaaatttatttgatttcaaaacaCTGTATAAATACAGCTTTTAGGATGGTTTTACttatgaaaatgttaaaaaatgtcTAAATATGATGGATTGTCGGATGTCAAGTGATTGAgcaataattacatgtacacattgtaatattttggctctatgtacatgtaaatatgtcaTATGTTTCAAAGAATGCATGACATATCAAAAATTATCATGAACTGTAGCAAAATATCAGAGTGATAATTATCTTTGATAGTTGCAAGAGTATTAAAACATTTTGGCTCTATGAAAAGTATGTAAATATACTGGCCTATATCTTTTAATAATAGTGGCAAATAATTCTAACATTTATATCAACACTGCCAGGAAGTGGAGCATATATTTTGCAATTGAATTCCGCCTACCATATTCAATGAAAGGATAGGTTTCAGTGCCCTGACAATGTCCACAGAAGCATGGACAACACCAGACAAAGGCTGtatttaaaatgcatattactGTACATGATACAATGTATCTGAGCTGATACATAAAATATGATGCTTCTATGCAGCAAACTGGAAACCAATCTAAGGAAGCAAtgggaaaatattaatgaagttGTTGTAGAGGAGAGAGAAATGTTAAGTTTGAACTTACCAATGAGAAGAGCATGTTTGTCTGCATTGCCTTCATCCAAGACATATCTCTCTCCAAGAAACTTGACAGACTCTGCAGATACATGAACCTTCCCTGGCTGGCCAGATGCTTCCATCTTGTTAGCAATGGTTACATCATTGGACCACACATCAAACTTGAAGCGACGATTACCCACAATGCCACAGAGCACAGTGCCAGTATGAATCCCTACACGCATGTTGACCTTCTCTCCCGTCTCTTGGCAGAAATCCTTAATAGCTTCGATCATGCTCAGACCCATTTCAACACAGCATTGGGCGTGGTCCTCCCTATACACAGGACATCCAGACACACAGTAGTAGCAGTCACCCAAGGTACAGATCTTCTCACAGTTGTGCCTCCTGCAGAGGTGATCAAAGCGGCCGAATAGATTGTTGAGAAGACCAACAAGAACCTCGGCACTCTTGTTTGCGCTCATCTTGGTAAACCCAGCGATGTCGGCATACAGGATGCTAACATTCTCCATGCGATTCATGTAGAAGGGTCGGAAGATGGGTTCGGAAGACTGCTTACGACCCTTGTGAGGCTTGACTTCGGGGTTAGACTCTCGACCCTTCAGTAGCTCTTTGGCAATAATGTCAGGCATAAGAGATTGGATGGTAGCCTCCTTGATCTGCTTCTCCCGTTTGTGCAGGTTCTGGGCAACAACAGTTTCTACAACCTTCAAGAATGTACTACGGTTACGCACTTGAGACATAAAGAAAATATGCATGCCCATCATGTGGATACACAAGTGAAGGAACAGCTTGGTGAACACATGCGTTGCATTCACTTCATCCGGCTGTAGTGCTGTGGTGAAGAATAAGACCTCATACACGAATGAAAACAACATCATAGTAAACACTGAGTATAGAAATGGTAACGGTATCACGGTATATGTCATCAAGATCATCTCAACGCATACCGCAAACGTCGCAACAGTACTAATCACTCTATTATCGCATTCGCAATCGTTGGTGAAAGACGCAAATGAAGCTAGAGTAAGTCCACATACGACTACTATAAAGACAAGCGAAGTGTGCATTACATAGTCCCTATAATACCTACAAGTTGTGAAGGCTATAAGAGCTATACAAACCCCGACCATACACCCAAGTgctatttcaaaaataatcCAGTCACACGTCTGCTCCATGTTGCTCATATTGATAGGTATATAAATCATCCATGTTATACAAGCTAGAAGAGCATACCCTACTGCATAGCGGAACCGCTTCTTGAGCTGAGGGAACGACTGCCTTTGAAACTGTTCCTCAATAATGGGAAGGTTGAACTTGGGATCCCACCAGCTCCCCGAGGCACGCTCAAAGAGCTTTGGGCAGCAGCGTCCACTCAGGGACCTTCTGCTGCTCTCAGAGCTTTGTCTCCTAGTGCTTGGCATGTTGCTAGATCCTTTGACAGTCACCTCTACAGCACCCTCTTCTGTTCCTCGACTGCTTGGTGTGAACCGAACCTCTG carries:
- the LOC121430280 gene encoding adenylate cyclase type 9-like encodes the protein MVSVTETEVRFTPSSRGTEEGAVEVTVKGSSNMPSTRRQSSESSRRSLSGRCCPKLFERASGSWWDPKFNLPIIEEQFQRQSFPQLKKRFRYAVGYALLACITWMIYIPINMSNMEQTCDWIIFEIALGCMVGVCIALIAFTTCRYYRDYVMHTSLVFIVVVCGLTLASFASFTNDCECDNRVISTVATFAVCVEMILMTYTVIPLPFLYSVFTMMLFSFVYEVLFFTTALQPDEVNATHVFTKLFLHLCIHMMGMHIFFMSQVRNRSTFLKVVETVVAQNLHKREKQIKEATIQSLMPDIIAKELLKGRESNPEVKPHKGRKQSSEPIFRPFYMNRMENVSILYADIAGFTKMSANKSAEVLVGLLNNLFGRFDHLCRRHNCEKICTLGDCYYCVSGCPVYREDHAQCCVEMGLSMIEAIKDFCQETGEKVNMRVGIHTGTVLCGIVGNRRFKFDVWSNDVTIANKMEASGQPGKVHVSAESVKFLGERYVLDEGNADKHALLIGKFKLNISLSSTTTSLIFSHCFLRLVSSLLHRSIIFYVSAQIHCIMYSNMHFKYSLCLVLSMLLWTLSGH